In the genome of Molothrus aeneus isolate 106 chromosome 5, BPBGC_Maene_1.0, whole genome shotgun sequence, one region contains:
- the RAP1B gene encoding ras-related protein Rap-1b, whose protein sequence is MREYKLVVLGSGGVGKSALTVQFVQGIFVEKYDPTIEDSYRKQVEVDAQQCMLEILDTAGTEQFTAMRDLYMKNGQGFALVYSITAQSTFNDLQDLREQILRVKDTDDVPMILVGNKCDLEDERVVGKEQGQNLARQWNNCAFLESSAKSKINVNEIFYDLVRQINRKTPVPGKARKKSSCQLL, encoded by the exons ATGCGTGAATACAAGCTAGTGGTTCTTGGTTCTGGAGGTGTTGGAAAGTCTGCTCTG ACTGTACAGTTTGTTCAAGGAATATTTGTTGAAAAATACGATCCTACGATAGAAGACTCCTACAGAAAG CAAGTTGAAGTAGATGCACAACAGTGTATGCTTGAAATCTTAGATACTGCAGGAACG GAACAGTTTACAGCGATGAGAGATCTATACATGAAAAACGGACAAGGTTTTGCATTAGTATATTCCATCACAGCTCAATCTACATTTAATGATTTACAGGATCTAAGAGAACAGATTCTTCGAGTCAAAGACACTGATGAT GTGCCTATGATTCTGGTTGGCAATAAGTGTGACTTGGAAGATGAAAGAGTTGTGGGAAAGGAGCAAGGTCAGAACCTAGCAAGGCAATGGAATAACTGTGCATTCTTAGAGTCTTCTGCAAAATCAAAGATAAATGTTAATGAG atCTTTTATGACCTTGTGCGACAAATTAACAGAAAAACTCCAGTGCCTGGAAAAGCACGCAAAAAGTCATCATGTCAGCTACTTTAA